From the Selenomonas timonae genome, one window contains:
- the ald gene encoding alanine dehydrogenase → MIVGVSKEIKNNEFRVGMTPSGVEAMRRAGHTVLIEEGAGVGSGFTDADYKAVGAEIISDKKALFDRSEMIVKVKEPLESEYDLFHEGQILFTYLHLAAEPELTQALLKKKVVGIAYETVIGKNGRGLPLLAPMSEIAGRMSVQIGAQFLESRYGGSGVLLGGIAGVSAGQVVIIGGGNVGTNAAKIAVGLGARVTVIDLSIERLRELDDIFGGRIVTEYSSSYNIAKWVKEADLLVGSVLIPGARTPILVTEEMIKTMKKGSVVVDVAIDQGGSIETCDHCTTHENPTFEKHGVVHYSVANIPGAVSRTSTLGITNATISYAVDIATKGWKAALQQVPGLKYGLNTIDGHLTNEAVAKALNIPFKSIDEFLK, encoded by the coding sequence ATGATTGTTGGCGTTTCGAAGGAAATCAAGAACAATGAGTTCCGCGTCGGTATGACCCCTTCGGGTGTCGAGGCGATGCGCCGTGCTGGTCACACGGTCCTGATCGAAGAGGGTGCCGGCGTTGGCAGCGGCTTCACGGATGCCGATTACAAGGCTGTCGGTGCTGAGATCATCTCGGACAAGAAGGCTCTGTTTGATCGTTCTGAAATGATTGTTAAGGTAAAAGAGCCTCTCGAATCCGAGTATGACCTCTTCCATGAGGGTCAGATCCTCTTCACCTACCTCCATCTCGCAGCTGAGCCCGAACTTACACAGGCTCTCCTCAAGAAGAAGGTTGTCGGCATTGCCTATGAGACGGTTATCGGCAAGAATGGCCGCGGTCTCCCCCTCCTCGCTCCCATGAGCGAAATCGCAGGCCGTATGTCCGTCCAGATCGGTGCACAGTTCCTTGAGAGCCGTTACGGCGGCAGCGGCGTCCTCCTCGGCGGTATCGCAGGTGTCTCTGCAGGCCAGGTCGTCATCATCGGCGGCGGCAACGTCGGTACGAACGCTGCTAAGATTGCTGTCGGTCTCGGCGCACGCGTCACGGTTATCGATCTCTCGATCGAGCGTCTCCGTGAGCTCGATGACATCTTCGGCGGCCGCATCGTCACCGAGTACTCCTCGAGCTACAACATCGCTAAGTGGGTCAAAGAGGCAGACCTCCTCGTCGGCTCCGTTCTCATCCCGGGCGCTCGTACCCCGATCCTCGTCACCGAGGAAATGATCAAGACCATGAAGAAGGGCTCCGTTGTTGTCGACGTTGCAATCGACCAGGGCGGTTCCATCGAGACCTGCGATCACTGCACGACGCATGAGAACCCGACGTTCGAGAAGCACGGCGTTGTTCACTACTCCGTTGCAAACATCCCGGGCGCTGTTTCCCGTACGTCCACGCTCGGCATCACGAACGCGACGATTTCCTATGCGGTTGACATCGCGACCAAGGGCTGGAAGGCTGCGCTCCAGCAGGTTCCCGGCCTCAAGTACGGTCTCAACACCATCGACGGTCACCTCACCAACGAGGCGGTCGCTAAGGCTCTGAACATTCCGTTCAAGTCCATCGATGAGTTCCTGAAGTAA